Genomic segment of Streptococcus pneumoniae:
AGTCTATCGGCAGGATATTAACGGGATAGCCTTTAGTGCTCCTGGGAAAATTGATACGGCACAAGGCATCATCGAGCAAGGAGGGAGTCTATTTTACTTAAACCAAGTAGCCTTAGCAGCTGAAATCAAGGAGCGCTATGATTTACCTGCAAGAGTCATAAATGATGGCAAAGCCGCAGCTCTTGCAGAATACTGGAAAGGGAGTCTTAAGAGGCAGGACAATAGTGCTGCGATCATTCTTGGTACAGGTGTTGGAGGTGGATTGATTCTTGATGGTCAGTTGCGCCATGGGCCTCATTCTCAAGCAGGAGAATTGAGCTTCATGCAGCTGAACGCTAGAGGGTTTGACATCTCCACAATGAGTGGCTCGTTGGGGTCTGCTGTTGGTATGGTAAAGGCCGTCAATCAAGCAGTCGGACATCTTGATGAAACAGATGGACGAGCAGCCTTTGGTGCGATTGAAGCAGGGCATGAAAAGGCGAAAGCTATTTTTGAGCAGTATTGTCGAGTCATTGCGACCATTATTTTGAATACCCATACGATTTTGGATCTTGAGGCGATAGCGATTGGTGGCGGGATTAGTGCTCAGCCGTGTTTGCTTGTAGAAATCAATCGTCAGTACGACCTGATGCTGGAAGAAAGTCCCCTTTTTAAAGCTGTTTTGACGAGACCAGCTATTCTCAAAGCGCGCTTTGGGAATCAAGCCAATTTGATTGGAGCTTTGTACCATTATTTGCAGTCTCAAGCTTTATAAAGGATGATTGCTCTCTTTCAGGTTTTCCGAATATTTTTTGAAAAAAGCTTGTGACTATTAGAGGTTGCGGCTTTTTTATGGTACAATGAAATCCACACATGACAAGAATGGAGAAAGAATATGGAAGTAACCTTATTTTTTGTGACAGAATGCCCAGATACAGCCCCATTTGTGGCGGGCTTAAAGGATTTGGGATTGGACTATGAAGCGGTGGAAATCACTGCTAATCTAGCTAATTTCAAACGATTTATTCGCTTGCGAGACAGCCATGTGGCTTTTGATAGGGCGAAGGCAAATGGCTATGTGGGGATGCCTGCTTTGCAAGTGGGGGAGCACATCTTTTTAGAGCTAGCTGAGGTTAAGGATTTTTTGGCACATTCACAAGAACATCAAGAATAGGGAATTAGAAAGAGGAAGCAATATGAAAGCAATTATTACCGTTGTAGGAAAAGATAAGACAGGGATTGTGGCAGGTGTGTCTGCTAAAATTGCAGAATTGGGTCTCAATATCGATGATATTTCCCAGACTGTCTTAGATGAATTTTTCACCATGATGGCAGTGGTGTCCAGTGACGAGAAAAAGGATTTCACAGTCTTGCGCAGTGAATTTGAAGCCTTTGGTGAGAGTTTGAATGTCAAAATTAACATTCAAAGTGCGGCAATTTTTGATGCCATGTACAATATCTAAGAGGTGATTCATGGATATTAGACAAGTTACAGAAACCATTGCCATGATTGAGGAGCAGAATTTCGATATTAGGACTATTACCATGGGGATTTCGCTCCTTGATTGTATTGATACGGATATTGAGCGTGCAGCTGAGAAAATCTACCAAAAAATCACGACCAAGGCGCGTGATTTGGTCGCAGTCGGTGATGAGATTGCGGCTGAATTGGGGATTCCCATTGTCAATAAGCGGGTCAGTGTAACTCCGATTGCCCTAATTGGTGCAGCGACAGATGCGACAGACTATGTGCCACTTGCTAAGGCTTTGGATCGTGCGGCAAAAGAAATCGGCGTTGATTTCATCGGTGGTTTTTCTGCCTTGGTGCAAAAGGGGTATCAAAAAGGGGATGAGATTCTCATTAACTCTATCCCTCGAGCCCTTGCAGAGACCGACAAGGTCTGCTCATCCGTTAACATTGGCTCGACCAAGACAGGGATTAACATGACAGCCGTGCGGGATATGGGGCGGATTATCAAGGAAACAGCAGAGCTTTCTGAAATGGGAGCTGCAAAACTAGTTGTCTTTGCAAACGCAGTTGAGGATAATCCCTTCATGGCAGGAGCTTTCCACGGTGTGGGAGAAGCAGATGTGGTCATCAATGTTGGTGTTTCTGGTCCTGGTGTGGTCAAGCGTGCCCTTGAAAAAGTCCGTGGGGAAAGTTTTGATGTCGTGGCTGAAACGGTTAAAAAGACAGCCTTTAAGATTACCCGCATTGGTCAGCTAGTTGGTCAAATGGCGAGCGAGCGCCTTGGTGTTAAATTCGGGATTGTTGATTTGAGTCTAGCGCCAACACCTGCTATCGGAGACTCCGTAGCGCGCGTGCTTGAGGAAATGGGGCTTGAAACCGTTGGAACACATGGTACAACAGCAGCACTAGCTCTTCTCAATGACCAGGTCAAAAAAGGTGGTGTTATGGCATGTAACCAAGTTGGCGGACTCTCTGGTGCCTTCATTCCTGTGTCTGAAGACGAGGGCATGATTGCGGCAGTGCAAAACGGCTCCCTCAATTTGGAAAAATTAGAAGCCATGACGGCCATTTGCTCGGTCGGTCTTGACATGATTGCCATTCCAGAAACAACGCCAGCAGAAACCATTGCAGCCATGATTGCAGACGAAGCAGCCATTGGCGTTATCAACCAAAAAACGACTGCTGTTCGGATTATTCCAAAAGGAAAAGAAGGCGACATGATTGAATTTGGCGGTCTCTTAGGAACAGCCCCTGTCATGAAAGTCAACCAAGCCTCATCAGCTGACTTCATCGCGCGTGGTGGACAAATTCCAGCACCGATTCATAGCTTTAAGAATTAATGTAAAAAATCTAGGTAGAAAGAACTACCTAGATTTTTAATTAGAAGTCACGATGTGATGAATACCAGAGTGTGTGCTTTGTAAAATCTTATCTAAGAAATTGGGATAGAGTCTATGTTGGCTGAGCTCTGAAATGGGAATCCAGTGGACCGTTTCCTCATTGTCAGTAGGCGCTAAGAAAGTCTTTCCTTTTGATTTCATGAGGTAATAGAGGCAGATTTCATGCCGATTTTGTCCATGGTCGACAAAGAAATTTTCATGAATACAGATTAAACGATCAATAGCATAGACTTGACCGGTTTCTTCCTTGATTTCACGGAGAAGAGCCTCCTCAGAAGTCTCGCCAAGCTTCACTGCTCCTCCGAGTGAGTAGAGATAGTCGTCATGGGGATTACCGATAAAACAAATGGCATCATTTTCAATGATGATGGCAGCAGCACGGTAGCGAAAATGGCCACTGGGAGTGTGAAGATAAATGTCAGGTATCATGTAGAAGTTCCTTATGATGATAGATAAGAGTAGTATATCATTTTGTTGGTGAGTCTTTCAAGTCTAAAAAAGTGTACCCATACACTTTCTGCTTTTTCTCTTGTTTGTCCTTATTATCCCTGCTATAATAGGAACATGGTAAGATATAAAGCAACGATTTCCTATGATGGCTATGCCTTTGCTGGCTTTCAGCGCCAGCCTCATGCGCGTAGTGTTCAGGAAGAATTTGAAAAAACGCTAAGTCGTATTAACCGTGGTTTGCCGATTACAATTCACGGGGCAGGGCGGACGGATAGTGGTGTTCATGCCTTGGGGCAAGTGATTCATTTTGATTTGCCTGAAAAGCGGGATTTGGAAAAGCTGCGTTTTGCACTTGATACGCAGACGCCAGAGGATATAGATGTGATTGCGGTAGAAGAAGTCAGTGATGATTTTCATGCTCGCTACACCAAGCATAGTAAAACCTATGAATTTTTAGTGGATACAGGTCGTCCGAAAAATCCGATGATGCGTCACTATGCCACTCACTACCCTTATCCTTTGGATATTGGCTTAATAGAGCAAGCACTGCCTCAACTTGTAGGAGAGCATGACTTTACAGGATTTACAGCTGCTGGCACCAGTGTTGAGAACAAGGTGCGGATCATCACAGAAGCGAGTTTGCGAGTAGATGATTCTCAAAATCTCTTGATGTTTACCTTTTCAGGGAATGGATTTTTATATAAGCAGATTCGCAATATGGTGGGTACGCTGTTAAAGATTGGCAATGGTCGCATGCCTGTTGAGCAGATTTCAAAGATCTTAGAAGAAAAAGATCGCAATTTAGCTGGACCAACTGCGGCACCGAATGGATTGTATTTAAAGGAGATTTCCTATGAAGAATGAATTGATTTTAGCGATTTCAGGCAATGATATTTATAGTGGTGGTGGGCTATATGCTGATCTTACGACCTATACAGTGCATGCGCAGCATGGTTTTGTTGCTGTGACTTGCTTGACTGCTATGACAGACAAAGGATTTGAAGTGTTTGCGACGGATACAGAGGTGTTTCGCCATCAGCTAAATAGTTTGAAAGATGTTCCTTTTTCAGCGATTAAAATTGGTCTTTTACCCAATGTGGAGATTGCACGTCTGACTCTTGAGTTTATCCAGCAACATAGTGAGATCCCTGTGATTTTAGATCCTGTTTTAGTGTGTAAGGAAACGCATGATGTGGAGGTGACAGCCCTACGCGAGGAACTCTTTAGGCTATTTCCTTATGCGACGATTATCACACCAAACTTGGCAGAAGCTCAGCTATTGATCCAAAAAGACATCAAGACTTTAGAGGATATGAAAAATGCCGCACAAATGCTCTATGACTTGGGAGCAAAAGCGGTGGTGATTAAGGGAGGAAATCGCTTTAGTGAGAGCGAAGCTATCGATCTTTTCTATGATGGAGAGAATGATGAAGTGCTGCGTCAGCCTCTCCTTACCAGCAATAACACGGGAGCAGGTTGCACTTTTGCGTCAGCGATTACAAGCTTTTTAGCGAAGGGAGAAAGTCTATCTCAAGCTATCAAGCAAGCAAAAGTTTTTGTCTATCGTGCCATTCAAGGCGCCGATGATTATGGAGTGATTCAATATGAGCAATAAACGAACCTATAAATTAGTGATATTAGCCATTCTAACAGCCCTCAGTGTGACCCTAGGTTATTTTCTAAAAATTCCAACTCCAACAGGGATTTTAACCTTGCTTGATGCGGGGATTTTCTTCACAGCCTTTTATTTTGGCAGTAAAGAAGGGGCTTTGGTTGGCGGTTTGTCAGGATTTTTGATTGATTTACTAGCTGGTTATCCTCAGTGGATGTTCTTTAGTCTGATTATTCACGGACTACAAGGGTATTTTGCAGGTTTTAGAGGAACTTTTCGGTGGTTAGGGCTTGTTTTGGCAAGTTTTGTGATGGTTTCTGGCTATGCTCTAGCCTCCAGCTGGATGAATGGCTGGGGAGCAGCTCTGCCAGAAATCTTACCAAATCTCTCTCAAAATCTCCTTGGGATGATTCTTGGCTGGGGCATTTCACAAACCTTTAAAAAGAGTCTGGGGGATAGAATATGAACAAAGCAGTGCTCCAAGAAGATATGAAAACCATCTCCCTAGATGTCTTAGAGAAATCAGGCATTCGTGAAGGGCAGATTTTTGTGCTAGGCTTGTCATCAAGTGAGGTCGTAGGAGGTAGGATTGGACAAGCTTCTAGCCAAGAAGTTGGAGAAATCATTGTCCAGACCTTGCTTGAGATCTTAGAAGAACGTGGAATTTATTTAGCTGTTCAAGGCTGCGAGCATCTCAATCGTGCGCTTATGGTTGAGCGAGAAGTAGCAGACAAGTACCATTTAGAAATTGTCAATGTGCTTCCGAGTCTCCATGCAGGAGGAGCCGGGCAATTAGCAGCGCTGCAATATATGAAAAATCCTGTCGAAGTTGAATTCATCACAGCCCACGCAGGAATAGATATTGGTGATACTGCGATTGGTATGCATATCAAGCATGTCCAAGTGCCGATTCGTCCGATTTTAAAAGAGTTGGGTCATGCCCATGTGACAGCTTTGACCACACGCCCTAAAAAAATCGGTGGCGAGCGGGCAATCTATGCTTAAGGACTAAAG
This window contains:
- a CDS encoding ROK family protein; amino-acid sequence: MTAHYLVCDIGGTHLKYALMNEEGMILENHHIATPENLADFWQVLGSIIEVYRQDINGIAFSAPGKIDTAQGIIEQGGSLFYLNQVALAAEIKERYDLPARVINDGKAAALAEYWKGSLKRQDNSAAIILGTGVGGGLILDGQLRHGPHSQAGELSFMQLNARGFDISTMSGSLGSAVGMVKAVNQAVGHLDETDGRAAFGAIEAGHEKAKAIFEQYCRVIATIILNTHTILDLEAIAIGGGISAQPCLLVEINRQYDLMLEESPLFKAVLTRPAILKARFGNQANLIGALYHYLQSQAL
- a CDS encoding ACT domain-containing protein gives rise to the protein MKAIITVVGKDKTGIVAGVSAKIAELGLNIDDISQTVLDEFFTMMAVVSSDEKKDFTVLRSEFEAFGESLNVKINIQSAAIFDAMYNI
- a CDS encoding PFL family protein, whose translation is MDIRQVTETIAMIEEQNFDIRTITMGISLLDCIDTDIERAAEKIYQKITTKARDLVAVGDEIAAELGIPIVNKRVSVTPIALIGAATDATDYVPLAKALDRAAKEIGVDFIGGFSALVQKGYQKGDEILINSIPRALAETDKVCSSVNIGSTKTGINMTAVRDMGRIIKETAELSEMGAAKLVVFANAVEDNPFMAGAFHGVGEADVVINVGVSGPGVVKRALEKVRGESFDVVAETVKKTAFKITRIGQLVGQMASERLGVKFGIVDLSLAPTPAIGDSVARVLEEMGLETVGTHGTTAALALLNDQVKKGGVMACNQVGGLSGAFIPVSEDEGMIAAVQNGSLNLEKLEAMTAICSVGLDMIAIPETTPAETIAAMIADEAAIGVINQKTTAVRIIPKGKEGDMIEFGGLLGTAPVMKVNQASSADFIARGGQIPAPIHSFKN
- a CDS encoding NUDIX hydrolase; the protein is MIPDIYLHTPSGHFRYRAAAIIIENDAICFIGNPHDDYLYSLGGAVKLGETSEEALLREIKEETGQVYAIDRLICIHENFFVDHGQNRHEICLYYLMKSKGKTFLAPTDNEETVHWIPISELSQHRLYPNFLDKILQSTHSGIHHIVTSN
- the truA gene encoding tRNA pseudouridine(38-40) synthase TruA, giving the protein MVRYKATISYDGYAFAGFQRQPHARSVQEEFEKTLSRINRGLPITIHGAGRTDSGVHALGQVIHFDLPEKRDLEKLRFALDTQTPEDIDVIAVEEVSDDFHARYTKHSKTYEFLVDTGRPKNPMMRHYATHYPYPLDIGLIEQALPQLVGEHDFTGFTAAGTSVENKVRIITEASLRVDDSQNLLMFTFSGNGFLYKQIRNMVGTLLKIGNGRMPVEQISKILEEKDRNLAGPTAAPNGLYLKEISYEE
- a CDS encoding bifunctional hydroxymethylpyrimidine kinase/phosphomethylpyrimidine kinase, with translation MKNELILAISGNDIYSGGGLYADLTTYTVHAQHGFVAVTCLTAMTDKGFEVFATDTEVFRHQLNSLKDVPFSAIKIGLLPNVEIARLTLEFIQQHSEIPVILDPVLVCKETHDVEVTALREELFRLFPYATIITPNLAEAQLLIQKDIKTLEDMKNAAQMLYDLGAKAVVIKGGNRFSESEAIDLFYDGENDEVLRQPLLTSNNTGAGCTFASAITSFLAKGESLSQAIKQAKVFVYRAIQGADDYGVIQYEQ
- a CDS encoding ECF transporter S component, with protein sequence MSNKRTYKLVILAILTALSVTLGYFLKIPTPTGILTLLDAGIFFTAFYFGSKEGALVGGLSGFLIDLLAGYPQWMFFSLIIHGLQGYFAGFRGTFRWLGLVLASFVMVSGYALASSWMNGWGAALPEILPNLSQNLLGMILGWGISQTFKKSLGDRI
- a CDS encoding TIGR01440 family protein — its product is MNKAVLQEDMKTISLDVLEKSGIREGQIFVLGLSSSEVVGGRIGQASSQEVGEIIVQTLLEILEERGIYLAVQGCEHLNRALMVEREVADKYHLEIVNVLPSLHAGGAGQLAALQYMKNPVEVEFITAHAGIDIGDTAIGMHIKHVQVPIRPILKELGHAHVTALTTRPKKIGGERAIYA